One segment of Alnus glutinosa chromosome 2, dhAlnGlut1.1, whole genome shotgun sequence DNA contains the following:
- the LOC133859654 gene encoding uncharacterized protein LOC133859654 translates to MEACFLNSNSFTKTLELFPPIKARIWDHPTRYARQLKGRKFGTTPFSISCCRMESSSWSSPDDSNSLINADWRSFRAKLVAEDRASRSQEPPSYVDPDSVVDHHPPPPITIGDKWAHAIHEPEKGCLLIATAKLDGVHIFERTVVLVLSMGPLGPSGIILNRPSLMSIKETRSTVVDVAGTFSDRPLFFGGPLEESLFLVSTKGKGGDVERSGVFQEVMKGLYYGSKESVGCAAEMVKRNMVGVGEFRFFDGYCGWEKEQLRDEIRGGYWTVAACSPSVIGLGSPAGVGLWEEVLGLMGPRKVW, encoded by the exons ATGGAAGCTTGTTTTCTCAACTCAAATTCCTTCACCAAAACCCTAGAACTTTTTCCCCCAATCAAAGCTAGAATATGGGATCACCCAACGAGATACGCTAGGCAGCTTAAGGGCAGGAAATTTGGCACTACTCCATTTTCAATATCAT GTTGTCGCATGGAATCGTCATCCTGGTCATCCCCAGATGACAGCAATTCTCTTATCAATGCTGACTGGCGGTCGTTTAGAGCAAAACTGGTAGCTGAAGACAGAGCATCAAGGTCCCAAGAGCCTCCCTCGTACGTTGATCCAGATAGTGTGGTGGATCATCATCCTCCTCCACCCATCACAATTGGAGACAAATGGGCCCACGCCATCCACGAGCCCGAGAAGGGCTGCTTGCTGATTGCCACTGCAAAGCTCGATGGTGTCCACATTTTCGAACGAACGGTTGTCCTGGTCTTGTCAATGGGGCCACTGGGCCCATCCGGGATCATTCTAAATCGACCGTCGCTTATGTCCATCAAGGAAACGAGATCAACGGTGGTGGATGTTGCTGGCACTTTCTCCGATAGGCCACTGTTCTTTGGAGGGCCTCTGGAGGAAAGTTTGTTTTTGGTGAGCACTAAAGGTAAAGGGGGGGATGTGGAGAGAAGTGGGGTTTTTCAAGAAGTAATGAAGGGGTTGTATTATGGGAGTAAGGAGAGTGTTGGGTGTGCAGCTGAAATGGTGAAGAGGAATATGGTTGGGGTTGGAGAGTTTAGGTTCTTTGATGGGTATTGTGGGTGGGAGAAGGAGCAGCTGAGAGATGAAATAAGAGGTGGTTATTGGACTGTGGCAGCTTGCAGTCCAAGTGTAATTGGGTTGGGTAGCCCAGCAGGTGTTGGGCTGTGGGAGGAGGTTCTTGGGCTTATGGGTCCTAGAAAAGTTTGGTGA
- the LOC133859655 gene encoding pentatricopeptide repeat-containing protein At3g29230, translating into MNPMQVSTPIRSPTWVSRRRLLEEKLSDLHKWSNLNQIKQVHAQILKAHLHQDLFVAPKLIAAFSLCRQMVLAVNAFNQIQEPNVHLYNTLIRAHCQNSQPLQAFATFFEMQSSGIYPDNFTYPFLLKACSGQSWLPMVQMIHSHIEKFGFCSDIFVPNSLLDSYSKCGSAGVNAARKLFQVMGERDVVSWNSMIGGLAKAGELGEARRLFAEMPERDTVSWNTILDGYAKVGEMNKAFELFEKMPGRNVVSWSTMVWGYCKAGDMDMAKMLFDKMPVKNLVPWTIIISGYAQRGLANEAISLYDKMEESGLKSDDGAVISILAACAESGLLGLGQKVHASIKRTRFKCSTQVSNALIDMYAKCGSLDKAYIVFDGIAKRDVVSWNAMLQGLATHGHGEKALKLFSRMKQEGFKPDKVTLVGVLCACTHAGFVEEGIQYFYTMESNYGIVPQVEHYGCMIDLLGRGGRLKEAFRLVHSMPMEPNAIIWGTLLGACRMHNDVDLAGQVVDHLVKLEPSDPGNLSMLSNIYASAGDWDSVSNVRLQMRNTGIQKPSGASSIEVDDEVHEFTVSDRSHPKSDKIYQMVGRLVEDLKQVGYVPKAYQ; encoded by the coding sequence ATGAACCCAATGCAAGTTTCCACGCCAATCCGAAGCCCAACATGGGTTTCGAGACGAAGACTCTTGGAAGAAAAGCTCTCAGACCTCCACAAGTGGAGCAACCTGAACCAGATAAAGCAAGTCCACGCCCAAATTCTCAAAGCCCATCTCCACCAGGACCTCTTTGTAGCACCCAAGCTCATAGCGGCTTTCTCTTTGTGCCGCCAAATGGTGTTGGCAGTCAATGCTTTCAATCAGATACAAGAACCCAATGTGCATTTGTATAATACTTTGATCAGAGCGCATTGTCAGAACTCTCAGCCCTTACAGGCCTTCGCCACTTTCTTTGAAATGCAGAGTAGTGGGATTTATCCTGATAATTTCACATACCCATTTCTTCTTAAAGCGTGTTCTGGGCAATCTTGGTTGCCTATGGTCCAAATGATTCATAGCCATATTGAGAAGTTTGGGTTTTGTTCAGATATTTTTGTGCCGAATTCGCTCCTTGATAGCTATTCTAAGTGTGGATCGGCGGGTGTTAATGCAGCGAGGAAGTTGTTTCAGGTGATGGGGGAGAGAGATGTTGTGTCTTGGAATTCTATGATTGGTGGCCTGGCGAAAGCGGGGGAATTGGGGGAGGCTCGCCGGTTGTTTGCTGAAATGCCTGAGAGGGATACGGTTAGTTGGAATACAATATTGGACGGCTATGCGAAGGTGGGAGAAATGAACAAGGCGTTtgaattgtttgagaaaatgccTGGGAGGAATGTGGTGTCTTGGTCTACCATGGTTTGGGGCTATTGTAAAGCTGGGGATATGGATATGGCAAAAATGTTGTTTGATAAGATGCCCGTTAAGAACTTGGTTCCTTGGACTATAATTATATCTGGGTATGCTCAAAGGGGGCTTGCAAATGAGGCGATTAGCTTGTATGATAAAATGGAGGAGTCTGGGTTGAAGTCTGATGATGGGGCTGTTATTAGTATTTTGGCTGCTTGTGCAGAGTCTGGTTTGCTTGGATTGGGTCAGAAAGTTCATGCCTCTATTAAGAGGACTAGATTTAAGTGTAGTACTCAAGTGTCAAATGCATTGATTGATATGTATGCAAAATGTGGTAGCTTAGACAAGGCATATATTGTCTTTGATGGGATAGCAAAGAGGGATGTAGTATCCTGGAATGCCATGCTCCAAGGGTTAGCGACGCATGGACATGGAGAGAAAGCACTTAAGCTTTTCTCTAGAATGAAACAAGAAGGGTTTAAGCCTGATAAAGTTACCTTAGTTGGTGTGTTATGTGCTTGCACCCACGCTGGCTTTGTGGAGGAGGGTATTCAATACTTCTACACGATGGAGAGTAACTATGGGATAGTTCCCCAAGTTGAGCATTATGGTTGCATGATTGACCTTTTGGGTCGTGGGGGGCGTCTGAAGGAAGCTTTTAGGCTTGTGCATAGCATGCCAATGGAACCAAATGCCATTATTTGGGGAACCCTTTTGGGGGCATGCCGCATGCATAATGATGTGGATCTTGCTGGGCAGGTTGTGGATCACCTGGTTAAATTAGAGCCATCAGATCCTGGAAATTTGTCTATGTTGTCAAATATATATGCTTCAGCTGGAGATTGGGATAGTGTTTCCAATGTAAGGCTGCAAATGAGGAATACAGGAATCCAAAAACCATCAGGGGCTAGTTCCATAGAAGTCGATGATGAGGTCCATGAGTTTACTGTTTCTGATAGATCACATCCTAAATCGGATAAAATTTATCAGATGGTTGGCAGATTGGTTGAGGACCTTAAGCAGGTTGGATACGTCCCAAAAGCATACCAGTAG
- the LOC133859656 gene encoding chorismate mutase 1, chloroplastic isoform X1, with translation MCDAMTLEVVGVGPKHSKQPQPSRMGQFKTPDLPSSNTYSSQQPPIQSAKKLLGPATPAITAHHASRFSRPIGSLVLQSRQSFSFRSHASSLAKRGIQSVQATATSAGSLTIKKRVDESENLTLEGIRRSLIQQEDSIIFSLLERAQYCYNADTYDPNAFSMDGFHGSLVEYMVKETEKLHAQVGRFKSPDEHAFFPDELPEPVLPPLQYPQVLHPFADSININKKVWDMYFRDLVPRLVEEGDDGNCGSTAVCDAMCLQALSKRIHYGKYVAETKFRASPDAYEAAIKGQDRQRLMDMLTYPKVEEAIKRRVEMKAKTYGQEVTVDLGEDGAEPVYKIVPSLVADLYGDWIMPLTKEVQVEYLLRRLD, from the exons ATGTGCGACGCCATGACTCTTGAGGTTGTTGGCGTGGGGCCAAAGCATTCTAAGCAGCCACAACCTTCGAGAATGGGTCAGTTCAAAACCCCCGACCTACCCAGCTCCAACACCTACTCCTCTCAACAACCACCAATTCAAAGCGCCAAAAAG CTGTTAGGACCTGCCACTCCTGCCATTACAGCTCATCATGCTTCCAGATTTTCAAGACCCATTGGCTCCCTGGTCCTCCAGAGCAGGCAGAGTTTCTCTTTTAGGTCTCATGCATCAAGCTTGGCGAAGAGAGGCATTCAATCTGTACAAGCCACTGCAACTTCCGCTGG GTCATTGACAATAAAGAAAAGGGTGGATGAAAGTGAGAACCTGACTCTAGAGGGTATAAGACGATCCTTAATTCAACAGGAGGATAGCATTATATTTAGCCTTTTGGAAAGAGCTCAATATTGTTATAATGCGGATACTTACGATCCTAATGCTTTCTCCATGGATGGGTTCCATGGCTCTTTAGTTGAATACATGGTCAAAGAAACCGAAAAGCTTCATGCTCAG GTGGGCAGATTCAAGAGCCCTGATGAGCATGCTTTTTTCCCAGATGAGCTACCAGAACCAGTGTTGCCACCTTTGCAATACCCACAG GTACTACATCCTTTTGCTGActcaattaatataaataagaaAGTGTGGGACATGTATTTTAGAGATCTTGTCCCGAGATTAGTCGAGGAAGGAGATGATGGCAACTGTGGATCAACTGCTGTTTGTGACGCAATGTGCTTGCAG GCTCTTTCGAAGAGAATCCATTATGGTAAATATGTAGCAGAGACCAAATTTCGAGCCTCTCCAGATGCCTATGAAGCTGCCATTAAAGGACAG GACAGGCAAAGACTGATGGATATGCTGACATATCCAAAAGTTGAAGAGGCAATTAAAAGGAGAGTAGAAATGAAGGCCAAAACTTATGGCCAAGAGGTGACAGTGGATTTAGGAGAAGATGGAGCTGAACCTGTTTACAAGATAGTACCAAGCTTGGTTGCTGACCTATATGGGGACTGGATCATGCCATTAACGAAGGAAGTTCAAGTTGAGTATCTGCTTAGAAGGTTGGACTGA
- the LOC133859656 gene encoding chorismate mutase 1, chloroplastic isoform X2, producing the protein MEAKLLGPATPAITAHHASRFSRPIGSLVLQSRQSFSFRSHASSLAKRGIQSVQATATSAGSLTIKKRVDESENLTLEGIRRSLIQQEDSIIFSLLERAQYCYNADTYDPNAFSMDGFHGSLVEYMVKETEKLHAQVGRFKSPDEHAFFPDELPEPVLPPLQYPQVLHPFADSININKKVWDMYFRDLVPRLVEEGDDGNCGSTAVCDAMCLQALSKRIHYGKYVAETKFRASPDAYEAAIKGQDRQRLMDMLTYPKVEEAIKRRVEMKAKTYGQEVTVDLGEDGAEPVYKIVPSLVADLYGDWIMPLTKEVQVEYLLRRLD; encoded by the exons ATGGAGGCGAAGCTGTTAGGACCTGCCACTCCTGCCATTACAGCTCATCATGCTTCCAGATTTTCAAGACCCATTGGCTCCCTGGTCCTCCAGAGCAGGCAGAGTTTCTCTTTTAGGTCTCATGCATCAAGCTTGGCGAAGAGAGGCATTCAATCTGTACAAGCCACTGCAACTTCCGCTGG GTCATTGACAATAAAGAAAAGGGTGGATGAAAGTGAGAACCTGACTCTAGAGGGTATAAGACGATCCTTAATTCAACAGGAGGATAGCATTATATTTAGCCTTTTGGAAAGAGCTCAATATTGTTATAATGCGGATACTTACGATCCTAATGCTTTCTCCATGGATGGGTTCCATGGCTCTTTAGTTGAATACATGGTCAAAGAAACCGAAAAGCTTCATGCTCAG GTGGGCAGATTCAAGAGCCCTGATGAGCATGCTTTTTTCCCAGATGAGCTACCAGAACCAGTGTTGCCACCTTTGCAATACCCACAG GTACTACATCCTTTTGCTGActcaattaatataaataagaaAGTGTGGGACATGTATTTTAGAGATCTTGTCCCGAGATTAGTCGAGGAAGGAGATGATGGCAACTGTGGATCAACTGCTGTTTGTGACGCAATGTGCTTGCAG GCTCTTTCGAAGAGAATCCATTATGGTAAATATGTAGCAGAGACCAAATTTCGAGCCTCTCCAGATGCCTATGAAGCTGCCATTAAAGGACAG GACAGGCAAAGACTGATGGATATGCTGACATATCCAAAAGTTGAAGAGGCAATTAAAAGGAGAGTAGAAATGAAGGCCAAAACTTATGGCCAAGAGGTGACAGTGGATTTAGGAGAAGATGGAGCTGAACCTGTTTACAAGATAGTACCAAGCTTGGTTGCTGACCTATATGGGGACTGGATCATGCCATTAACGAAGGAAGTTCAAGTTGAGTATCTGCTTAGAAGGTTGGACTGA
- the LOC133860873 gene encoding F-box/kelch-repeat protein At3g06240-like, with translation MLGPCNGILCVAANLTMKDGDLKPDYEIVLWNPATRESKMLPPINMPTSTFTSNFGFGFDPKTDDYKVVRILSFDSHREVVVYNLSTNSWRAIDSSPNPSHSIRLPRFPSCLNGVLYWWAIEDPYNEERRHLISFDMSNEVFQELLPPPTQGIRFEDIAVINDSLTLMLPGCNLFEEWIEIWVLNEFGNERTWKPKFAILLPNYWGLIQLREDGWAVLADKDDCLVLHNPTTEERRNLQISEAGFSQLVTYTESLILLNGPGNVLEQQATP, from the coding sequence ATGCTCGGTCCCTGCAATGGAATACTTTGTGTTGCTGCTAATCTGACGATGAAGGATGGAGATCTGAAACCCGATTATGAGATAGTGTTATGGAACCCTGCCACAAGAGAATCAAAGATGCTCCCCCCAATCAATATGCCCACCTCCACCTTTACTTCCAATTTTGGCTTCGGTTTTGATCCCAAGACTGATGATTACAAGGTGGTTAGGATTCTGAGCTTCGATTCTCATCGCGAAGTTGTGGTCTACAACCTTAGTACTAATTCTTGGAGGGCGATTGATTCATCCCCTAACCCATCTCATTCGATTAGGTTACCTCGTTTTCCTTCATGCCTAAATGGAGTTCTTTATTGGTGGGCTATTGAGGACCCTTATAATGAAGAGCGCCGACACTTGATTTCCTTTGATATGAGCAACGAGGTGTTCCAAGAGCTACTGCCTCCCCCAACTCAAGGTATTCGTTTTGAGGATATTGCTGTTATCAATGACTCTCTAACTTTGATGTTACCAGGATGCAATTTGTTCGAAGAATGGATTGAGATATGGGTGTTGAATGAGTTTGGTAATGAAAGGACTTGGAAGCCAAAGTTTGCAATCCTACTTCCAAATTATTGGGGTCTGATACAGCTTCGGGAGGATGGTTGGGCAGTTCTAGCCGATAAAGATGATTGCTTGGTATTGCATAACCCAACAACAGAAGAAAGGAGGAATCTTCAAATATCTGAGGCTGGATTCTCTCAACTTGTTACTTACACGGAGTCCCTAATTCTCCTCAATGGACCGGGGAATGTGCTTGAGCAACAAGCCACGCCATAA
- the LOC133860854 gene encoding early nodulin-like protein 17, which translates to MEGVKGGTGFGSLAVVVLVLMWAEMAMVPGVSATRWIVGANMGWTTNVNYTIWAQDKHFYNGDWLFFVYDRNQMNVLEVNKTDYESCNSDHPLHNWTTGAGRDVMPLNVTRNYYIISGKGFCYGGMKLAVHVENLPPPPSTSPLNEKSSSPSLTSRGKFVLPTVFAIGAVWDAFLRFW; encoded by the exons atggAGGGAGTGAAAGGAGGGACTGGGTTTGGGTCACTGGCCGTGGTGGTGCTGGTGCTAATGTGGGCCGAGATGGCGATGGTTCCGGGGGTCTCGGCTACTCGGTGGATCGTGGGAGCGAACATGGGTTGGACAACCAATGTCAACTACACTATTTGGGCTCAGGACAAGCACTTCTACAATGGTGACTGGCTCT TTTTTGTGTATGATAGGAACCAGATGAACGTGCTAGAGGTGAACAAGACAGACTATGAGTCGTGCAACTCGGATCATCCTCTTCACAATTGGACTACTGGAGCTGGAAGGGATGTGATGCCACTAAATGTGACTCGAAATTACTACATCATTAGTGGCAAGGGCTTCTGCTATGGTGGTATGAAGCTAGCTGTACATGTTGAAAACCTTCCACCTCCTCCCTCAACTTCCCCTCTAAACGAAAAGAGCAGCTCTCCTAGTTTGACTTCCAGAGGAAAATTTGTTTTGCCAACGGTTTTTGCCATTGGTGCAGTGTGGGATGCATTCCTCCGGTTCTGGTAG